One window of Salegentibacter sp. Hel_I_6 genomic DNA carries:
- a CDS encoding glucose-1-phosphate adenylyltransferase yields the protein MLNDKVLSVILGGGQGTRLHPLTESRSKPAVPIAGKYRLVDIPISNCINSNIKRMYVLTQFNSASLNKHIKNTFHFSFFSSAFVDVLAAEQTPNNKTWYQGTADAVRQGMHHFRKHKFDYFLILSGDQLYHMDYNLMVQQHIDTGADITIGTVPVNAKEAPSFGIMKTDKDNNITSFIEKPKSELLPDWTSPVGPEMEAEGRNYLGSMGIYVFNRKLLETLMDDPKTVDFGKEIIPQAIGNKKVCGYQFEGYWTDIGNIESFFEANIGLTEDIPKFNLYDMENRVYTRARILPTSKISGTKLKKAVIAEGCIIHADKIESSVIGVRSRIGKGSVIKNCYMMGTDFYESLDEIEQKKIDILAGIGENCNIQNAIIDKNCRIGDNTTINGGSHLEDTETDAYVIKEGIVVLKKEAILPPGTTIG from the coding sequence ATGTTAAACGACAAAGTATTATCGGTAATTCTTGGAGGCGGTCAGGGTACCAGGCTACATCCATTAACAGAAAGCAGGTCTAAGCCTGCAGTTCCTATCGCGGGTAAATATCGGCTGGTAGATATTCCAATTTCAAACTGTATTAATTCTAACATTAAAAGAATGTATGTTTTGACGCAGTTTAATTCGGCGTCGCTAAACAAACATATCAAGAACACGTTTCACTTTAGCTTTTTTAGTTCGGCTTTTGTAGACGTTTTGGCCGCAGAACAAACTCCAAATAATAAAACCTGGTACCAGGGCACAGCAGATGCGGTTAGACAGGGAATGCATCATTTTAGGAAGCACAAATTTGATTATTTTTTAATCCTTTCAGGAGATCAATTATATCATATGGATTACAATCTTATGGTTCAACAACATATTGATACCGGCGCCGATATTACTATTGGAACCGTACCTGTAAATGCGAAAGAGGCACCAAGCTTTGGGATTATGAAAACCGATAAGGATAATAATATTACCTCGTTTATCGAAAAACCGAAATCTGAACTTTTACCTGACTGGACCTCACCTGTAGGTCCCGAAATGGAAGCGGAAGGCAGAAATTACCTGGGTTCTATGGGGATTTATGTTTTTAATAGAAAATTGTTGGAAACATTAATGGACGATCCCAAAACGGTAGATTTTGGTAAAGAGATCATTCCGCAGGCTATAGGAAATAAAAAAGTTTGCGGTTATCAATTTGAGGGTTACTGGACCGATATTGGAAATATAGAATCATTTTTCGAGGCCAATATTGGTTTAACCGAAGATATTCCGAAATTCAATCTTTACGATATGGAAAATAGGGTTTATACACGAGCCAGAATTCTTCCAACCTCTAAAATTTCGGGAACCAAACTAAAAAAAGCAGTTATAGCCGAAGGTTGTATTATACATGCTGATAAAATTGAATCTTCGGTAATTGGTGTGAGGTCTAGAATTGGTAAAGGTTCAGTAATAAAGAACTGTTATATGATGGGAACCGACTTTTATGAATCTTTAGATGAAATTGAACAAAAAAAGATTGATATCCTTGCCGGTATAGGTGAAAACTGTAACATACAAAATGCCATAATAGATAAGAATTGCAGGATTGGTGACAATACCACCATAAACGGCGGATCGCATTTAGAAGATACAGAAACCGATGCATACGTAATAAAAGAAGGAATTGTAGTGCTTAAAAAAGAAGCCATACTACCACCTGGAACCACAATAGGATAA
- a CDS encoding ABC transporter permease: protein MSTSFEKYQRRRLISSYFSVVISIALVLFLLGMLGLLVLNTKKVADHFKEQIALTVYLKDTAKEVEIEQLKKSLAMAEYTKSSTYVSKEQAAEEHSKEIGEDFMEFLGYNPLQNSIDVYMNADFVSGEQVDEIAAELTSKNFVDEVVYDKPLIALLNENVKKISFWVLIASGVFTFIAVLLINSSIRLSVYSKRFIIKTMQMVGATKGFIRRPFIWQSVKLGIIGAIIALIGMAGALYYLNSSFPQLSLTSDVKLLAGLFLGVFIMGILITWLSTFFATSRFLNLKTDELYY, encoded by the coding sequence ATGAGCACATCTTTTGAAAAGTACCAGAGACGCCGTTTAATTTCGTCTTATTTTTCGGTAGTGATTAGTATTGCTTTAGTACTTTTTTTATTGGGGATGCTGGGATTGCTGGTTTTAAACACCAAAAAAGTAGCCGATCATTTTAAAGAACAAATCGCCCTTACGGTGTATTTAAAAGATACCGCCAAAGAAGTAGAAATAGAACAACTTAAGAAAAGCCTGGCGATGGCAGAATATACCAAGTCTTCTACATACGTTTCTAAAGAGCAGGCTGCCGAAGAACATAGTAAAGAAATAGGTGAAGATTTCATGGAGTTCTTAGGCTATAATCCCTTACAGAATTCTATAGATGTTTATATGAATGCCGATTTTGTTTCTGGGGAGCAGGTAGATGAGATCGCAGCCGAGCTTACTTCTAAAAACTTTGTAGATGAGGTAGTTTACGACAAACCGCTTATTGCGCTCTTAAACGAAAATGTAAAGAAAATTAGTTTTTGGGTGCTTATTGCCAGCGGGGTCTTCACGTTTATCGCAGTATTATTGATAAACAGCTCTATTAGACTTTCGGTTTATTCTAAACGCTTTATTATAAAGACAATGCAAATGGTTGGCGCCACCAAAGGCTTTATTCGCAGGCCATTTATCTGGCAAAGTGTAAAATTAGGAATAATTGGTGCTATTATCGCTCTTATTGGAATGGCGGGCGCACTCTACTACCTCAACAGCAGTTTTCCTCAGCTAAGTTTAACTTCAGATGTAAAACTACTTGCAGGCCTATTCTTAGGAGTTTTTATTATGGGAATTCTTATTACCTGGTTAAGCACATTTTTCGCCACCTCAAGGTTTCTAAACCTAAAAACCGACGAGCTTTACTACTAA
- a CDS encoding ketopantoate reductase family protein produces the protein MKILIFGIGGVGGYFGGKLAHAGFNVSMIARGKHLEAIKENGLEVESINGNFTVKPKLATDNLAEVPTPDLVILGIKSWQIPQVASQLKPFISAETMILPLQNGANNVEKLLESFPKKNILAGLCHIVSFVEKPGKIKHVSFEPRITFGEIDNSNSERVQQLKSVFDKAGITNFNPKNIQLEIWKKFLYIATVSGLGGLTRVSIDKIRESEYLYDLLQKTAQEIKLLANAKGVPLAEEHLEKTFELIQNQPPGTTASTQRDIMAGRPSELENFNGFIVKEAEKLGIATPVNKMIYECLMPMEIAARNS, from the coding sequence ATGAAAATACTAATCTTCGGAATTGGTGGTGTAGGTGGTTATTTTGGCGGGAAACTAGCCCACGCTGGATTTAATGTTTCTATGATCGCACGCGGAAAGCACTTGGAAGCAATCAAAGAAAACGGACTTGAAGTTGAAAGCATCAACGGGAATTTCACTGTAAAACCCAAACTCGCTACCGATAATTTAGCTGAAGTTCCTACTCCAGATCTAGTGATTTTAGGTATAAAATCCTGGCAAATTCCTCAAGTTGCCAGTCAACTAAAACCGTTCATTTCAGCTGAAACTATGATCTTGCCTTTGCAAAACGGGGCCAATAATGTTGAAAAGCTGTTAGAGAGTTTTCCGAAGAAAAATATACTCGCCGGGCTTTGCCATATCGTGAGTTTCGTAGAAAAACCCGGAAAAATTAAGCACGTGTCCTTTGAACCCAGAATCACTTTTGGAGAAATAGACAATTCAAATTCAGAAAGAGTTCAGCAGCTAAAATCGGTGTTTGATAAAGCTGGGATCACTAATTTTAATCCTAAGAATATTCAATTGGAAATCTGGAAGAAATTTTTATATATCGCAACTGTTAGCGGGCTTGGCGGGTTAACTAGAGTTTCTATAGATAAAATTAGGGAAAGTGAGTATTTATATGATCTACTGCAAAAAACTGCGCAGGAAATTAAATTATTAGCCAACGCAAAGGGAGTGCCGTTGGCAGAAGAACATCTGGAAAAGACATTTGAACTTATTCAAAATCAACCGCCGGGAACTACCGCTTCTACACAACGCGATATTATGGCTGGTAGGCCTTCAGAATTAGAAAATTTTAACGGATTTATTGTAAAAGAAGCTGAGAAATTGGGCATTGCAACACCCGTAAATAAAATGATTTACGAGTGTTTAATGCCTATGGAAATAGCGGCGAGGAATTCTTAA
- a CDS encoding glycoside hydrolase family 31 protein gives MITNTELEQKGNAFPSNVISFSKDVDSLYFTTENDVALQITILRDGLLRFRYSTTGMFANDFSYAITKYASIGYNQLDIEEKEDCYSITTSKIICEVSKKGLLIKIYDKADGSLINQDELGFHWEESYEFGGDIVKMSKVSHDGESYFGLGDKPGHLNLKGKRFENWVTDSYAYGKETDPIYKTIPFYTGLHNNKAYGIFFDNTFRSYFDFAQERRFVTSFWAQGGEMNYYFIYGPKMTDVVEYYTDLTGKPDLPPLWALGFHQCKWSYYPESKVKAITSKFRELQIPCDAIYLDIDYMEGFRCFTWNKEYFPDPKRMVKELEEDGFKTVAIIDPGIKIDKNYWVYKEGLENDYFCKRADGPYIKGKVWPGECYFPDFTKPEVREWWSGLFKEIIEDIGVKGIWNDMNEPAVMEVPNKTFPHDVRHDYDGNPCSHRKAHNIYGMQMARATYEGVKKFSHPKRPFVITRAAYSGTQRYTSTWTGDNIANWEHLWIANVQVQRLAMSGFSFAGSDIGGFAEQPHGELFARWIQLATFHPFFRVHSSGDHGDQEPWTFDEDITDIVRKFIELRYQLLPYLYTAFWDYTEKGVPMVKSLVMFDQEDVNTHYRIDEFIFGDSILACPVLEPNAKGRRMYVPRGGWYNYWTDELVKGGKEMWVDADIESMPVFIKEGAIIPKYPVQQYVGEKKIEEVVLDIYYKNGKEDSQFFEDAQDGYDYTKGRFCLRSFKLTGRKNQLVIQQHKEGTFASDCKQFKLQIHGLPFEIKKIQLDNETKSLEHLQINGCLTMIIEENFSMIDLSAENGNN, from the coding sequence ATGATCACAAATACCGAGTTAGAACAAAAGGGAAATGCATTTCCTTCTAACGTAATTTCCTTCAGCAAAGATGTTGATTCTTTATATTTTACCACAGAAAATGACGTGGCTTTGCAAATCACAATCCTTAGAGACGGCTTGCTGCGTTTTAGATATTCAACTACAGGTATGTTCGCCAACGATTTTTCTTATGCGATTACCAAATATGCAAGTATTGGTTACAACCAATTAGATATTGAGGAAAAAGAAGATTGTTATAGTATCACAACTTCCAAAATTATATGTGAGGTTTCCAAAAAAGGTTTACTCATCAAGATTTATGATAAGGCAGATGGCAGCTTAATAAACCAGGATGAACTTGGTTTCCACTGGGAAGAGAGTTATGAATTTGGTGGCGACATCGTAAAAATGAGCAAGGTTTCTCACGATGGAGAAAGCTATTTTGGCCTGGGCGATAAACCGGGACATTTAAATTTAAAAGGAAAACGCTTTGAAAACTGGGTAACCGATTCTTATGCCTATGGAAAAGAAACCGACCCTATTTATAAAACCATTCCATTTTACACGGGGCTTCACAACAATAAAGCCTACGGAATTTTCTTTGACAACACCTTTAGATCTTATTTCGATTTTGCACAGGAAAGAAGGTTTGTAACCAGTTTTTGGGCCCAGGGCGGTGAGATGAACTATTATTTTATCTACGGCCCAAAAATGACCGATGTTGTTGAATATTACACCGATCTTACTGGAAAACCAGATCTACCACCACTTTGGGCTTTAGGATTTCACCAGTGTAAATGGAGTTATTACCCAGAAAGCAAGGTAAAAGCAATCACATCTAAATTTAGAGAACTACAAATTCCCTGTGATGCCATTTACCTTGACATAGATTATATGGAAGGTTTCAGGTGCTTTACCTGGAACAAAGAGTATTTCCCAGATCCTAAGCGAATGGTGAAAGAACTGGAAGAAGATGGGTTTAAAACCGTGGCAATTATAGATCCGGGGATTAAAATTGATAAAAACTATTGGGTTTATAAGGAAGGTTTGGAAAATGATTATTTCTGTAAACGTGCCGATGGTCCTTATATAAAAGGAAAAGTTTGGCCAGGGGAATGTTACTTCCCCGATTTCACAAAACCAGAAGTTAGGGAATGGTGGTCTGGTTTATTTAAAGAAATAATTGAAGATATAGGTGTAAAAGGTATTTGGAACGATATGAACGAGCCCGCAGTGATGGAAGTCCCTAATAAAACCTTTCCTCACGATGTGAGACACGATTACGACGGAAATCCCTGTAGCCATAGAAAAGCTCACAATATCTACGGAATGCAAATGGCAAGAGCTACCTACGAAGGCGTAAAGAAATTTTCACATCCTAAACGTCCATTTGTAATTACACGCGCAGCCTATTCGGGAACACAACGCTATACCTCAACCTGGACCGGAGACAATATTGCAAACTGGGAGCATTTATGGATTGCTAATGTGCAGGTTCAGCGCCTTGCTATGTCTGGTTTTTCATTTGCCGGAAGTGACATCGGTGGTTTTGCCGAGCAACCTCACGGGGAATTATTTGCCAGATGGATTCAATTAGCAACTTTTCATCCTTTCTTTAGGGTTCATTCTTCCGGGGATCACGGAGATCAGGAACCCTGGACATTTGATGAAGATATTACCGATATTGTTCGGAAATTTATTGAATTACGCTATCAGTTGCTACCATATCTTTATACAGCATTCTGGGATTATACAGAAAAAGGTGTGCCTATGGTAAAATCTTTAGTGATGTTTGACCAGGAAGATGTGAACACGCATTACCGAATAGACGAATTTATTTTTGGTGATAGTATCCTTGCCTGTCCGGTTTTAGAACCTAATGCTAAAGGAAGAAGAATGTATGTACCAAGAGGCGGATGGTATAATTACTGGACCGATGAACTCGTAAAAGGCGGCAAAGAAATGTGGGTAGATGCAGATATAGAAAGTATGCCCGTATTTATCAAAGAAGGTGCGATTATTCCAAAATACCCGGTTCAACAATATGTGGGAGAAAAAAAGATAGAAGAAGTTGTTTTGGATATTTATTATAAAAATGGAAAAGAAGATTCACAGTTCTTTGAGGATGCACAAGATGGCTACGACTATACTAAAGGGCGTTTCTGTTTGAGAAGCTTTAAACTTACCGGTAGAAAAAATCAACTGGTAATACAGCAGCATAAAGAAGGAACTTTCGCCTCAGATTGTAAGCAGTTTAAATTACAAATTCACGGATTACCATTTGAGATCAAAAAGATTCAATTAGATAATGAAACAAAATCTTTGGAGCACCTTCAAATTAATGGTTGCCTCACGATGATTATTGAAGAAAACTTCTCGATGATAGATCTAAGCGCAGAGAACGGAAATAATTAA
- a CDS encoding glycogen synthase, with translation MNVIHVSAECYPIAKVGGLGDVVGSLPKYQQQAGVSAKVVMPFYDNKFTAAHKFESVYESELVLGEDNFSYRILKLKKEVLDIEVLFVDIPELLFKDYVYSADDTARFTAFQIAVIDWMLTLKTKPSVIHCHDHHTGLIPFMAQECFKYESLNQIPVILTIHNAQYQGWFAHDKVHYLPAFDISNIGLLDWDGSINPLAAGIKCAWRVTTVSPSYMEELQQAANGLESLLSHENEKCVGILNGIDAEVWNPETDEFITKNYSAKNIQTGKTANKKWLCKEFGFSVSKPLFAFIGRLVYEKGADLLPEVFDEVLSKKECNILVLGSGNPEVEESLKTLNKKHKGVYNTFIGYDEKLSHLIYAGADFLLMPSRVEPCGLNQLYSLRYGTIPVVRSIGGLKDTVIDVEDGGFGFSHQEASEDDILQTLKRAIAFYNNKPAFKKTRKHIMGIDHSWNVSAQQYIDLYNSLKSG, from the coding sequence ATGAACGTGATACACGTAAGCGCTGAATGTTACCCTATTGCAAAAGTTGGAGGCCTGGGAGATGTGGTTGGTTCTTTACCAAAATATCAGCAACAGGCAGGAGTTAGCGCTAAGGTGGTAATGCCATTTTATGACAATAAATTTACCGCTGCACACAAATTTGAAAGTGTTTACGAATCAGAATTGGTTCTGGGTGAAGACAATTTCTCGTATCGTATATTGAAATTAAAAAAGGAGGTTTTAGACATTGAAGTTCTGTTTGTAGATATTCCTGAACTTTTATTTAAGGATTATGTATACTCTGCAGACGATACGGCGCGTTTTACCGCTTTTCAAATCGCGGTAATAGATTGGATGTTGACCCTAAAAACAAAACCTTCCGTAATTCATTGTCACGATCATCATACAGGATTAATTCCTTTTATGGCGCAGGAGTGCTTTAAATATGAATCGTTGAATCAAATTCCTGTTATTCTTACTATTCACAACGCACAATACCAGGGCTGGTTCGCGCACGATAAGGTACATTACCTTCCTGCTTTTGATATTTCAAATATTGGTTTACTGGATTGGGATGGTAGTATAAATCCATTGGCTGCTGGAATTAAATGCGCCTGGCGGGTAACTACGGTTTCTCCAAGTTATATGGAGGAATTACAACAAGCTGCGAATGGTTTAGAAAGTTTATTGAGCCATGAAAACGAAAAATGTGTTGGAATTCTAAATGGTATTGACGCCGAGGTATGGAATCCTGAAACCGATGAATTTATCACTAAAAATTATTCAGCAAAAAATATTCAAACCGGGAAAACAGCGAACAAAAAATGGCTTTGTAAAGAGTTTGGCTTTTCAGTCTCAAAACCATTATTCGCCTTTATTGGCAGACTGGTTTACGAAAAAGGCGCCGATTTACTACCGGAAGTTTTTGATGAAGTGCTTTCAAAAAAAGAATGCAATATTCTCGTTTTAGGTTCTGGAAATCCTGAAGTAGAAGAGAGCTTAAAAACTTTAAATAAAAAACATAAGGGCGTTTACAACACTTTTATTGGGTATGATGAAAAACTCTCGCACCTCATCTATGCAGGTGCAGATTTCTTATTAATGCCTTCCCGCGTGGAACCCTGCGGACTCAATCAATTATATTCCCTTCGGTACGGAACCATCCCTGTTGTGCGAAGTATTGGCGGTTTAAAAGATACCGTTATAGATGTTGAAGATGGCGGTTTTGGATTTTCACACCAGGAAGCTTCAGAAGATGATATTCTTCAAACTTTAAAAAGGGCTATAGCATTTTATAATAATAAACCTGCATTTAAAAAAACCAGAAAACATATTATGGGCATTGATCATTCCTGGAATGTTTCGGCTCAACAGTATATCGATTTGTATAACTCACTAAAAAGCGGCTAA
- the glgB gene encoding 1,4-alpha-glucan branching protein GlgB, producing the protein MTEVKTHSLFSEFDINLFKSGKHYRLYEKFGSHPIILNEAKGTYFAVWAPGAKQVSVVGDFNYWKDGEHQLNVRWDGSGIWEGFIPNVEKGNLYKYKIHSNHNSIITEKADPYGRRCEHPPNTASVVWEDDYKWKDKSWLQKRKKNNSLDAPYSVYEVHLSSWKKKTEENRSLSYYELATELVSYVKEMGFTHVEFMPIMEYPYNPSWGYQITGYFAPTARFGYPDEFKFLVDKLHENDIGVILDWVPSHFPEDSHGLGYFDGTHLYEHPDPKRGYHPDWKSLIFNYNRNEVRAFLISNAIYWLEHFHIDGLRVDAVASILYLDYSREDGEWEPNEFGGNKNLEAISFLEELNKEVYASFPDVQTIAEESTAYSGVSKPVFLGGLGFGMKWMMGWMHDTLQYFSKEPIYRKHHQNNITFSLTYTFTENFMLPLSHDEVVYGKRSILGRMPGDDWQRFANLRLLYSYMFMHPGTKLLFQGCEFGQSEEWDFQNSLDWHLLEYDSHKGVQELIKSLNEFYKSQPALYEKQFVPEGFEWIDYSDAENSVISFIRKGNEPKDNLIIVCNLTPIPRENYRIGLSESGILREVFNSDKTQFYGSGNYTNKSAKTSTKTWHSRKYSAVIDIPPLAMLAFKYST; encoded by the coding sequence ATGACAGAAGTTAAAACGCACAGCCTGTTTTCTGAATTTGACATTAATTTATTTAAATCAGGGAAACATTACCGGCTTTACGAGAAGTTCGGCTCCCACCCTATCATTTTAAATGAGGCTAAAGGGACCTATTTTGCCGTTTGGGCTCCAGGCGCTAAACAGGTATCGGTAGTTGGGGATTTTAATTACTGGAAGGATGGCGAGCATCAATTAAATGTGCGTTGGGACGGCAGCGGGATTTGGGAAGGTTTTATCCCAAATGTTGAAAAAGGGAATTTATATAAATATAAAATTCATAGTAATCATAATAGCATCATTACCGAAAAAGCCGATCCTTATGGCCGGCGCTGTGAACATCCGCCAAATACGGCTTCAGTAGTTTGGGAAGATGATTATAAATGGAAAGATAAATCCTGGTTGCAAAAACGGAAAAAGAATAATTCATTAGATGCTCCTTATTCGGTTTACGAAGTACATTTATCTTCCTGGAAGAAAAAAACTGAAGAAAACCGCTCGCTTTCTTATTATGAGCTAGCTACTGAGCTGGTTTCTTATGTTAAAGAAATGGGCTTTACCCACGTTGAATTTATGCCCATAATGGAATATCCTTACAACCCCAGTTGGGGTTATCAAATCACAGGATATTTTGCGCCAACCGCCCGATTTGGTTATCCAGATGAATTCAAATTTTTAGTAGATAAACTTCACGAAAATGATATTGGAGTAATCTTAGATTGGGTACCCTCCCATTTTCCTGAAGACAGCCACGGGCTGGGTTATTTTGATGGAACACATCTTTACGAACATCCCGATCCAAAAAGAGGTTATCACCCCGATTGGAAAAGTTTGATCTTTAATTATAACCGCAACGAGGTAAGAGCTTTTTTAATTAGCAACGCAATCTATTGGTTAGAACATTTTCATATTGACGGGCTTCGGGTAGATGCCGTGGCTTCTATTCTTTACCTGGATTATTCCCGTGAAGACGGCGAATGGGAACCCAATGAATTCGGTGGAAATAAGAACCTGGAAGCAATCTCATTTTTAGAAGAACTCAACAAAGAAGTTTATGCCTCTTTTCCTGATGTACAAACCATTGCTGAAGAATCTACTGCCTACAGCGGAGTTTCAAAACCAGTATTCTTAGGCGGACTTGGTTTTGGGATGAAATGGATGATGGGCTGGATGCACGACACCCTTCAATATTTTTCTAAAGAACCCATTTACCGAAAACATCACCAAAATAACATCACTTTCTCCCTTACTTATACGTTTACCGAAAATTTTATGTTACCGCTTTCTCACGATGAAGTAGTGTATGGAAAACGTTCGATTTTAGGAAGAATGCCGGGAGATGATTGGCAACGCTTTGCTAATTTACGCCTGCTTTATAGCTATATGTTTATGCACCCGGGAACTAAATTATTGTTTCAGGGTTGTGAATTTGGGCAAAGTGAAGAATGGGATTTTCAGAATAGTTTAGACTGGCATTTGTTAGAATACGACTCCCATAAAGGGGTTCAGGAATTGATAAAATCTTTAAATGAATTCTATAAGTCCCAGCCGGCTTTATATGAAAAACAATTTGTACCCGAAGGTTTTGAATGGATAGATTACAGCGATGCTGAAAATTCGGTGATAAGCTTTATCAGAAAAGGAAATGAGCCAAAAGACAATTTAATTATTGTATGTAATCTTACTCCAATTCCGCGAGAAAATTATCGAATTGGCTTATCTGAATCAGGAATACTAAGAGAAGTTTTTAATAGCGATAAAACGCAATTCTACGGCAGTGGAAATTATACAAACAAAAGCGCTAAAACTTCTACCAAAACCTGGCATTCCAGGAAATATTCAGCAGTAATAGATATACCACCTTTAGCGATGCTAGCTTTTAAGTATTCAACTTAA